From the genome of Longimicrobium sp., one region includes:
- the rpmH gene encoding 50S ribosomal protein L34, producing the protein MKPSYRPRNRKRINKHGFRARMATKGGRAVLNARRRKGRHKLVVEVPSKY; encoded by the coding sequence ATGAAGCCGAGTTATCGTCCGCGCAACCGCAAGCGGATCAACAAGCATGGGTTCCGGGCCCGGATGGCCACCAAGGGCGGCCGCGCCGTCCTGAACGCCCGCCGCCGCAAGGGGCGCCACAAGCTGGTGGTCGAAGTTCCGAGCAAGTACTGA